In Paramisgurnus dabryanus chromosome 14, PD_genome_1.1, whole genome shotgun sequence, one genomic interval encodes:
- the pycr1b gene encoding pyrroline-5-carboxylate reductase 1b, producing the protein MSVGFIGAGQLAHALVKGFTAAGVISASRITASAPDMDLPTVSGLRTLGVNFTTSNKEATHKSDVLFLAVKPHIIPFVLDEIGPDIEDRHLIVSCAAGVTISSIEKKLLQYRTAPKVMRCMTNTPVVVREGATVYATGTHADVEDGKLLEQLMGSVGFCTEVEEDLIDAVTGLSGSGPAYAFTALDALADGGVKMGLPRRLAVRLGAQALLGAAKMLLDSEQHPGQLKDNVCSPGGATIHALHFLESGGFRSLLINAVEASCIRTKELQSLADQEMISPAAIKKTTLDKVLQQPGISSAATKGKVNLFNNKSGVKKN; encoded by the exons ATGAGTGTTGGGTTTATTGGAGCGGGTCAGTTGGCACACGCGCTGGTCAAGGGCTTCACAGCAGCTG GTGTAATTTCTGCTAGTAGAATAACAGCAAGTGCTCCTGACATGGATCTGCCCACCGTCTCCGGTCTGAGG ACATTGGGTGTCAATTTTACTACAAGCAACAAGGAAGCAACACACAAGAGTGATGTTCTGTTCCTGGCCGTCAAACCTCACATCATTCCCTTTGTTCTGGATGAAATCGGTCCAGATATTGAGGATCGTCATCTCATTGTCTCCTGTGCCGCTGGGGTCACCATCAGCTCTATTGAGAAG aAACTGCTTCAGTACCGGACAGCTCCAAAGGTGATGCGGTGTATGACAAACACCCCAGTGGTGGTGCGCGAGGGGGCTACGGTCTACGCCACAGGAACTCATGCAGATGTGGAGGACGGTAAACTTCTGGAGCAGCTGATGGGCAGCGTGGGCTTCTGTACTGAGGTGGAGGAAGATCTCATCGATGCCGTGACGGGTCTGAGCGGTAGCGGGCCGGCTTAT gcATTTACAGCACTTGATGCTCTTGCTGATGGTGGGGTGAAGATGGGGTTGCCACGGAGACTAGCAGTGAGACTGGGAGCACAGGCATTACTG GGTGCAGCTAAAATGCTCCTGGACTCAGAACAACACCCAGGTCAACTGAAAGACAACGTCTGCTCACCAGGTGGCGCTACCATTCATGCCCTGCACTTCCTAGAGAGCGGAGGCTTTCGCAGTCTGCTTATCAATGCTGTTGAAGCGTCTTGCATCCGAACCAA AGAGCTTCAAAGTTTGGCTGATCAGGAGATGATCTCACCTGCTGCTATCAAAAAGACAACACTAGATAAAGTCTTACAACAACCGGGCATTTCATCAGCGGCCACCAAGGGCAAAGTCAATCTCTTCAACAACAAGAGTGGAGTAAAGAAGaactaa